Proteins encoded by one window of Cervus canadensis isolate Bull #8, Minnesota chromosome 18, ASM1932006v1, whole genome shotgun sequence:
- the CENPN gene encoding centromere protein N isoform X1 — protein MRREPAGDVGRAKEMDETLAEFFRRTILKIPMPEMMTVLKTWNFLSENQLQTVNFRQRKESIVQDLVLLCEENHASLNDAALLDIIYTQFHRHQKIWDVFQMSKGPGDDIDLFDMEQFKSSFKKILQRALKNVTVSFRDAEENSVWIRIAWGTQYKKPNQYKPAYVVYYSQTPYAFTSSSQLKSNLPLLGQALTVASKHHQIVKMDLRSRYLDSLKAIVFKQYNQSFETHNSTTSLQERSLGLDINMDSRIIHENKVEKERVQKVTQEIFGDYPQPRLEFAQYKLETKFKSDLNGSILAEREEPLRCLVKFSSPHLLEALKSLAPAGIADAPLSPLLTCIPNKRKNYFKIRDK, from the exons ATGAGGAGAGAGCCCGCCGGCGATGTGGGACG tgccaaagagatggatgaaactcTTGCTGAGTTTTTCAGGAGGACCATCTTGAAAATCCCAATGCCTGAAATGATGACAGTCCTAAAAACCTGGAATTTTTTGTCTGAAAATCAACTGCAGACTGTAAACTTTCGGCAGAGAAAGGAATCTATTGTTCAGGACTTGGTTCTGCTTTGTGAG GAGAATCATGCGAGTCTCAATGACGCAGCCCTTTTAGACATCATTT aTACTCAGTTTCATCGGCACCAGAAAATTTGGGATGTTTTTCAGATGAGTAAAGGACCAG GTGACGACATTGACCTTTTTGATATGGAACAATTCAAAAGTTCATTCAAGAAAATTCTTCAGAGAGCATTaaaaaat gtgaCAGTCAGCTTCAGAGATGCCGAGGAGAACTCAGTATGGATTCGAATTGCCTGGGGAACACAGTATAAAAAGCCAAACCAGTACAAACCTGCTTATGTGGTATACTATTCCCAAACTCCATATGCCTTCACTTCGTCCTCCCAACTGAAGAGCAATCTACCCCTTCTGGGTCAG GCACTGACAGTTGCTAGCAAACACCATCAGATTGTGAAAATGGACCTCAGAAGCCGGTATCTGGACTCTCTTAAGGCTATTGTTTTTAAACAGTATAATCAG agCTTTGAAACTCACAACTCTACTACATCTCTACAAGAAAGAAGCCTTGGGCTAGATATAAATA TGGATTCAAGGATCATTCAtgaaaacaaagtagaaaaagagAGAGTGCAGAAAGTGACTCAAGAAATTTTTGGAGACTATCCTCAACCAAGACTAGAATTTGCACAATATAAG CTTGAAACGAAATTCAAAAGTGACTTAAATGGGAGCATCCTGGCTGAGAGAGAAGAGCCCCTCCGGTGCCTGGTAAAGTTCTCTAGCCCACATCTTCTGGAAGCACTAAAATCCCTGGCCCCAGCCG gtatTGCAGATGCACCACTTTCTCCACTGCTCACTTGCATACCCAATAagagaaagaattattttaaaattagagataAATAA
- the LOC122420998 gene encoding 60S ribosomal protein L28-like codes for MFAHLQWMVVRNCSSFLIKRNKQTYSTEPNNLKARNSFRYNGLIHRKTVGVEPAADGKGVVVVMKRRSGQRKPATSYVRTTINKNARATLSSIRHMIRKNKYRPDLRMAAIRRASAILRSQKPVMVKRKPSRPTKSS; via the coding sequence ATGTTCGCGCATCTGCAATGGATGGTCGTGCGGAACTGCTCCAGCTTCTTGATTAAGAGGAACAAGCAGACGTACAGCACCGAGCCGAATAACCTGAAGGCGCGCAACTCCTTTCGCTACAATGGGCTCATTCACCGCAAGACCGTGGGCGTGGAGCCGGCGGCGGACGGCAAAGGGGTCGTGGTGGTGATGAAGCGGAGATCCGGCCAGCGCAAGCCGGCCACTTCCTACGTGCGGACCACCATCAACAAGAACGCCCGGGCCACCCTCAGCAGCATCCGACACATGATCCGGAAGAACAAGTACCGCCCGGATTTGCGCATGGCCGCCATCCGCAGAGCCAGCGCCATCCTGCGCAGCCAGAAGCCTGTGATGGTGAAGAGGAAGCCGAGCCGTCCCACCAAGAGCTCCTGA
- the CENPN gene encoding centromere protein N isoform X2, which yields MDETLAEFFRRTILKIPMPEMMTVLKTWNFLSENQLQTVNFRQRKESIVQDLVLLCEENHASLNDAALLDIIYTQFHRHQKIWDVFQMSKGPGDDIDLFDMEQFKSSFKKILQRALKNVTVSFRDAEENSVWIRIAWGTQYKKPNQYKPAYVVYYSQTPYAFTSSSQLKSNLPLLGQALTVASKHHQIVKMDLRSRYLDSLKAIVFKQYNQSFETHNSTTSLQERSLGLDINMDSRIIHENKVEKERVQKVTQEIFGDYPQPRLEFAQYKLETKFKSDLNGSILAEREEPLRCLVKFSSPHLLEALKSLAPAGIADAPLSPLLTCIPNKRKNYFKIRDK from the exons atggatgaaactcTTGCTGAGTTTTTCAGGAGGACCATCTTGAAAATCCCAATGCCTGAAATGATGACAGTCCTAAAAACCTGGAATTTTTTGTCTGAAAATCAACTGCAGACTGTAAACTTTCGGCAGAGAAAGGAATCTATTGTTCAGGACTTGGTTCTGCTTTGTGAG GAGAATCATGCGAGTCTCAATGACGCAGCCCTTTTAGACATCATTT aTACTCAGTTTCATCGGCACCAGAAAATTTGGGATGTTTTTCAGATGAGTAAAGGACCAG GTGACGACATTGACCTTTTTGATATGGAACAATTCAAAAGTTCATTCAAGAAAATTCTTCAGAGAGCATTaaaaaat gtgaCAGTCAGCTTCAGAGATGCCGAGGAGAACTCAGTATGGATTCGAATTGCCTGGGGAACACAGTATAAAAAGCCAAACCAGTACAAACCTGCTTATGTGGTATACTATTCCCAAACTCCATATGCCTTCACTTCGTCCTCCCAACTGAAGAGCAATCTACCCCTTCTGGGTCAG GCACTGACAGTTGCTAGCAAACACCATCAGATTGTGAAAATGGACCTCAGAAGCCGGTATCTGGACTCTCTTAAGGCTATTGTTTTTAAACAGTATAATCAG agCTTTGAAACTCACAACTCTACTACATCTCTACAAGAAAGAAGCCTTGGGCTAGATATAAATA TGGATTCAAGGATCATTCAtgaaaacaaagtagaaaaagagAGAGTGCAGAAAGTGACTCAAGAAATTTTTGGAGACTATCCTCAACCAAGACTAGAATTTGCACAATATAAG CTTGAAACGAAATTCAAAAGTGACTTAAATGGGAGCATCCTGGCTGAGAGAGAAGAGCCCCTCCGGTGCCTGGTAAAGTTCTCTAGCCCACATCTTCTGGAAGCACTAAAATCCCTGGCCCCAGCCG gtatTGCAGATGCACCACTTTCTCCACTGCTCACTTGCATACCCAATAagagaaagaattattttaaaattagagataAATAA